In Gigantopelta aegis isolate Gae_Host chromosome 14, Gae_host_genome, whole genome shotgun sequence, the following proteins share a genomic window:
- the LOC121389481 gene encoding pyruvate dehydrogenase [acetyl-transferring]-phosphatase 1, mitochondrial-like: MYLRAKSGLSSLEAFSTWLCVRNGLSACARPRNIKKYVPRRSFSLRSFRGPDAVEYPRLTPQLVTTILRHQDNSVDEKYGAVKGFETNQLPSNNPIEDRRAEAKLVHNIKESSHLERFLFGVFDGHAGCACAQAVSERLFNYIGVSLSTPDILQKIRDGQLDLQNNLVSFYRRDGFDYVNSELKDKFQKSLGNFASETLAVYNEDDTVAENIINAFVRLDEDISMEALPHSQLDFESLQCAFSGAVACVVFLDGIDLYVANVGDSKAVLGVNSQEDQWEAVEMSHDHNAENDTEVQRLYKNHPNESANIIKNGRLFGDLAPLRAFGDVRYKWPAKDLKHIVNTVRHPHSFISMYGNRLIPRNYQTPPYLSAEPEIIHRKLTPKDKFLIIASDGLWDNLTPEKVVKLVAGHLDGQQVLVNFQLPREDVTLKEVNELLIRRKTSLAQKIVDTNVATHLIRNAVGPEHGQLSAQLTLPDSIVRFYRDDITVTVVYFDTDYIIEKLKLQ, encoded by the coding sequence ATGTATCTGCGTGCAAAATCCGGACTGTCATCTTTAGAAGCCTTTTCCACGTGGCTCTGTGTCAGAAATGGCTTGTCCGCGTGTGCCAGACCcagaaacataaaaaaatatgttccgCGTCGCAGTTTTTCCCTACGAAGTTTTCGTGGCCCAGATGCTGTTGAATATCCAAGACTTACACCACAATTAGTTACCACAATCTTGAGGCATCAAGATAATAGTGTGGACGAAAAGTATGGTGCGGTTAAAGGTTTTGAAACCAATCAGTTGCCCTCCAACAACCCCATTGAAGACAGGAGAGCAGAGGCCAAGCTTGTCCATAACATAAAGGAATCGAGTCACTTGGAACGATTCTTGTTTGGTGTTTTTGACGGACATGCAGGATGTGCCTGTGCACAAGCTGTGAGCGAGagattatttaattacattGGGGTGTCACTGTCAACACCAGACATTTTGCAAAAAATTCGTGATGGACAGCTTGACTTGCAAAATAACCTGGTCAGCTTCTACAGGCGAGATGGATTTGATTATGTAAACAGCGAACTGAAAGACAAGTTTCAGAAAAGCTTGGGAAATTTTGCCAGTGAAACTTTGGCCGTTTACAATGAAGATGACACAGTGGcagaaaatattattaatgctTTTGTCAGACTTGATGAAGACATAAGTATGGAGGCTTTGCCTCATTCACAGTTAGACTTTGAAAGTCTCCAATGTGCCTTTTCTGGTGCTGTAGCTTGTGTGGTGTTTTTGGATGGAATAGACTTGTATGTCGCAAATGTGGGTGACTCTAAAGCTGTCCTTGGTGTTAATTCGCAAGAGGATCAATGGGAAGCTGTGGAAATGTCCCACGATCATAATGCAGAAAATGACACGGAAGTGCAACGCCTTTACAAGAACCATCCAAATGAATCTGCAAATATTATCAAGAATGGCCGTCTGTTTGGAGACCTTGCTCCCCTTAGAGCTTTTGGAGATGTTCGATACAAATGGCCAGCTAAAGACCTCAAGCATATTGTCAACACTGTGCGACATCCCCACTCATTTATCAGTATGTATGGCAACAGACTTATTCCTAGGAACTATCAAACGCCACCTTACCTCTCAGCTGAGCCTGAAATAATTCATCGCAAACTCACTCCAAAAGACAAATTTCTCATTATTGCTTCTGATGGTTTGTGGGACAATCTCACTCCGGAGAAAGTTGTAAAGCTCGTTGCAGGTCATCTTGATGGTCAGCAGGTGTTGGTCAACTTTCAGCTGCCCAGGGAGGATGTCACACTGAAGGAAGTGAATGAGTTACTAATTCGTCGGAAAACGAGCCTTGCCCAGAAAATCGTTGACACTAATGTTGCTACTCATTTGATCCGGAATGCGGTTGGCCCAGAACACGGTCAACTGTCGGCTCAGCTTACCTTGCCAGACAGCATCGTTAGGTTTTACAGAGATGATATTACTGTCACCGTGGTTTACTTTGATACAGATTATATCATAGAAAAACTTAAATTACAGTAG